The proteins below come from a single Leptotrichia sp. oral taxon 223 genomic window:
- a CDS encoding amino acid ABC transporter ATP-binding protein, which produces MIKVENLKLSFGKNEVLKGINFKIEKGQVISIIGPSGSGKSTFLRSLNFLETASSGTITFGNETFDLSKINKKDINRLRKNTTMVFQNYNLFKNKTALENVIEGLLIIKKINRDEAIEIGLKMLEKVGLKDKAEFYPNQLSGGQQQRVGIARAAAMSPEVILLDEPTSALDPELIGEVLKVIKDMVKENMTMIIVTHEMQFAREVSDYIVFMDAGTIIIEGKPEEIFKNSGSERLQNFLRRYYENETDVYSI; this is translated from the coding sequence ATGATAAAGGTTGAAAATCTAAAATTGTCTTTTGGAAAAAACGAAGTTTTGAAAGGAATAAACTTTAAAATAGAAAAAGGACAGGTAATAAGCATTATAGGACCGAGTGGATCTGGAAAATCAACATTTTTACGAAGCCTTAACTTTCTTGAAACAGCTTCATCGGGAACAATAACTTTTGGAAATGAAACTTTTGACTTGAGCAAAATAAATAAAAAAGATATAAACAGGCTTAGAAAAAATACGACAATGGTTTTTCAGAATTATAATTTATTCAAAAACAAAACTGCTTTGGAAAATGTAATTGAAGGTCTTTTAATTATAAAAAAAATAAATAGAGACGAAGCGATAGAAATCGGATTGAAAATGCTTGAAAAAGTGGGGTTAAAAGATAAAGCCGAATTTTATCCAAATCAGCTTTCTGGAGGGCAGCAGCAAAGAGTGGGAATCGCAAGGGCGGCTGCAATGAGTCCAGAAGTAATTTTACTTGATGAGCCAACTTCGGCACTTGATCCTGAACTTATCGGAGAAGTTCTGAAAGTTATAAAGGATATGGTAAAAGAAAATATGACAATGATAATTGTTACCCATGAAATGCAGTTTGCAAGGGAGGTTTCAGATTATATAGTATTTATGGATGCTGGAACAATTATAATAGAAGGGAAGCCAGAAGAAATTTTTAAAAATTCTGGAAGTGAAAGATTGCAAAACTTCCTAAGAAGATACTATGAGAATGAAACGGATGTTTATTCAATATGA
- a CDS encoding DUF333 domain-containing protein, which translates to MKKLKVIGITLMLAISITGMAANFKMFRKKKKDSGTSTAKTVPATRKANPASVYCEKQGGKSIIVKGSKGEYGVCQLRDGTTVEEWEYYKQHNTPQSLESEIIKGTPNPAAKFCVDKGGQSVTVKDRKGNERGVCKFKNGTQIDEWDYYRQNN; encoded by the coding sequence ATGAAAAAATTAAAAGTGATTGGAATTACACTTATGCTGGCTATATCTATTACTGGAATGGCTGCAAATTTCAAAATGTTTAGAAAGAAAAAGAAAGATAGCGGTACTTCTACAGCAAAAACTGTTCCTGCTACAAGAAAGGCAAATCCTGCTTCAGTTTATTGTGAAAAACAAGGTGGAAAGTCCATTATTGTAAAAGGCAGCAAAGGTGAATACGGAGTTTGTCAATTAAGAGATGGAACAACTGTTGAAGAATGGGAATATTATAAACAACATAACACTCCACAAAGCCTCGAATCTGAAATAATCAAAGGGACACCAAATCCTGCTGCAAAATTCTGTGTAGATAAAGGTGGACAATCTGTTACTGTTAAAGATAGAAAAGGTAATGAAAGAGGTGTATGTAAATTTAAAAATGGTACACAAATTGACGAATGGGATTATTACAGACAAAACAATTAA
- a CDS encoding amino acid ABC transporter permease → MNNNVPFLNWGFMVRAIPEILKALPMTLNIAIVTMIFSLILSFFIALVRINKIPVLTRLATIYVSFIRGTPLLVQIYLAYYGLPKILDYIHLKYGFNIDVNNIPAIIFVYVAFILNISGYLSETFRAAIQSVDKGQVEAALSIGMTKWQAMRRIVLPQAIIITFPNFGNTFISLIKDSSLAFTVSIVEMMGKAKIISASGLDIFEAYIVVAGIYWVVCIIVEKVMGIVEKKLRVGGL, encoded by the coding sequence ATGAATAATAATGTACCTTTTTTAAACTGGGGATTTATGGTAAGAGCTATTCCAGAAATACTGAAAGCATTGCCGATGACTTTGAATATTGCAATTGTTACGATGATATTTTCACTAATACTTAGTTTTTTTATCGCACTTGTGAGAATAAATAAAATTCCTGTGCTGACAAGGCTTGCTACAATTTATGTGTCCTTTATAAGAGGGACACCTCTTTTAGTTCAAATTTACCTTGCCTATTATGGATTGCCTAAAATATTAGATTATATACATTTAAAGTATGGATTTAATATAGATGTGAATAATATTCCTGCGATTATCTTTGTTTACGTGGCATTTATTTTAAACATATCAGGTTATCTGTCGGAAACATTCAGGGCGGCAATTCAGTCGGTGGATAAAGGGCAAGTTGAAGCTGCATTGTCTATTGGAATGACAAAATGGCAGGCAATGAGAAGAATTGTGCTTCCACAGGCGATTATAATAACTTTTCCTAATTTTGGAAATACTTTTATAAGTCTGATAAAGGATTCCTCACTTGCTTTTACAGTTTCAATTGTGGAAATGATGGGAAAAGCAAAAATAATATCAGCTTCAGGACTGGACATTTTTGAGGCATATATCGTTGTCGCTGGAATTTACTGGGTTGTTTGCATAATTGTGGAAAAAGTCATGGGAATTGTGGAAAAGAAATTGAGAGTAGGTGGACTGTAG
- a CDS encoding B12-binding domain-containing radical SAM protein, with protein sequence MKVKMILPALTEAESPFWRPVKYSLFPPLGLATLAGYFSEEDEIDLQDQHVEKLNLEDNPDLVIIQVYITNAYRAYKLADYYRKKGSYVVLGGLHVTSLPEEALEHADTIMIGPGEDIFPKFLQDFKNKNPQKMYISTHRTLIGAPPARRDLIKRNKYLVPNSIVVTRGCPHHCDFCYKDAFYQNGKSFYTQLVDDALKEIDRLPGRHLYFLDDHLLGNPKFATELFEGMKGMNRLFQGAATVDSILTGDLIEKAAQAGLRSLFVGFETFSPENLKSSNKNQNLKRNYENAVKRLHSLGIMINGSFVFGLDYDDKDVFKRTVEWGVKNAITTSTYHILTPYPGTRLFKRMEDEGRIITRNWDLYDTRHVVYKTRNMTADEIEQGYNWAYKEFYKWSNIFKASGNHEISKHKLKHFFYTAGWKKFEPFWNFIIKTKHLNNMTPVLESILSNVRKNK encoded by the coding sequence ATGAAAGTAAAAATGATACTCCCTGCTCTTACAGAAGCTGAAAGCCCATTTTGGCGCCCTGTCAAATACTCATTGTTTCCCCCATTGGGACTGGCGACACTTGCAGGGTATTTTTCAGAAGAGGATGAAATAGATTTGCAGGATCAGCATGTAGAAAAGTTAAATTTAGAAGATAATCCTGATCTGGTTATTATTCAAGTGTATATTACAAATGCTTACAGAGCTTATAAATTAGCCGATTATTACAGAAAGAAGGGCAGTTACGTAGTATTAGGAGGACTTCATGTGACTTCATTGCCTGAAGAGGCGCTGGAACATGCCGACACTATAATGATTGGCCCGGGAGAAGATATTTTTCCTAAGTTTTTACAGGACTTTAAAAACAAAAATCCGCAAAAAATGTATATTTCTACACACAGGACGTTAATTGGAGCCCCTCCTGCACGAAGAGACTTGATTAAAAGGAATAAATATCTTGTACCAAATTCTATCGTTGTAACTAGAGGCTGCCCTCATCATTGTGATTTTTGCTACAAAGACGCTTTTTACCAGAATGGAAAATCATTTTATACTCAGCTTGTCGATGATGCGCTAAAAGAAATTGACAGGCTGCCGGGAAGACACCTGTACTTTTTAGATGACCATTTATTAGGAAATCCTAAATTTGCCACGGAACTTTTTGAAGGAATGAAAGGAATGAACAGGCTGTTTCAAGGCGCGGCAACAGTTGACTCAATACTTACGGGAGATTTAATAGAAAAGGCCGCTCAAGCTGGATTAAGAAGTCTTTTTGTAGGATTTGAAACATTTTCCCCAGAAAATCTGAAATCCAGCAATAAAAACCAGAATTTAAAAAGAAACTATGAAAACGCAGTAAAGAGGCTTCATTCGTTGGGAATTATGATAAACGGGAGCTTTGTATTTGGATTGGATTACGATGACAAGGACGTCTTTAAAAGAACTGTTGAATGGGGAGTAAAAAACGCCATAACAACTTCTACTTACCACATCCTAACTCCTTATCCAGGAACAAGGCTGTTCAAGCGGATGGAAGATGAAGGCCGAATAATAACAAGAAATTGGGATTTATACGATACAAGACATGTTGTCTACAAAACTAGAAATATGACTGCCGATGAAATTGAACAGGGCTATAACTGGGCATACAAGGAATTCTACAAATGGTCAAATATATTTAAAGCAAGCGGAAATCATGAAATATCCAAACATAAGTTAAAACACTTTTTTTATACTGCTGGCTGGAAAAAATTTGAACCTTTCTGGAATTTCATAATAAAAACTAAGCACTTAAACAATATGACTCCCGTACTTGAAAGCATACTAAGCAATGTCAGAAAAAATAAATAA
- a CDS encoding autotransporter domain-containing protein: protein MKKILLLISLITALSSCGGGGGGGGNNSSSPTPLPSPSNPRDESGSQNPNNPTNPNHSSKIQPGSSNNGGNLSPQNPQDVNFTGRGVDVAVLDSDFLSSDVHTNQLYNKQSYIDEIIDKEFKDRFVKEPMANTTYLSKNDHGILVATILGGNSGTGATGAKIHGVSVSQGSGFYLDVNKYQELQNRGIRIYSHSFGTQEGFRTYSNYKEPYRIYLRKLGETITIPENDNRVDALTNFYRNAVNQGSLFIWAAGNRKVGGQTMDEVSIQAGLPHYIPSLYKGWIAVMGVRPDGSEYNPHLPRAGGAKWWTVAASGECGLPGCTEYGSSFATPKVSATAAKLKEKFPWMTGHEIQQTILTTATDLGDPGVDTKFGWGLLNEEKALKGPAAFSSELLVGESAASHGARGEFNANIGNNITSKFENDITGLGGLKKSGNGTLILAGNNDYQGATTIEGGTLGIQKENGSPITIKSGGTLVTTSTTVIGLRNYSGNFSPVNVKNEGGTLENRGSGAVITGNYEATAGSVTKAQIGSKLIVKGTVNLNGGNATLQTLSNGRYITAKPLSSTVIEAEKGINGSFDKVETPELINGAVETVDNKVNVKLIRKNMVDYVEKIAESDEMQKTTAQNLETAFQKLDQNIEDGTAGNVAQFERKAAKLQALTSSNRAAVLDSLSGQIYASAQALTFQHSHTVNKDLSNRLVMLGTLDNVGDNFGLWISGFGANGKLKQDGYGKGDTKVAGGQVGVDKQFGENLILGTALSYSKADVKFDRYGGKSDANNFGVSLYGRLGNKNVPFYLQGRFGIGFVDSDVERDIILSNNDFTRAKINHNDKVYSGYLETGYDIKNGNGDFVVTPFVGLTHDTVVRGSFSEEKSQFGLTADKKNYNQTAALLGLRIGKAVNWNGGSKTTFQGYVTHQRAFNDQDLSFDARYTGLPGATFKVKGIGLSKNRTWVGVGALTEVNSGFGWYVNYDGSIDSGKGKGNNNVFTTGVRFNF, encoded by the coding sequence ATGAAAAAAATTTTGTTATTAATCAGCCTTATCACTGCTTTATCAAGCTGTGGTGGTGGTGGCGGAGGAGGTGGAAATAATTCAAGTTCACCAACGCCTTTACCTTCACCATCTAATCCAAGAGATGAAAGTGGTTCTCAAAATCCAAATAATCCAACTAATCCGAACCATTCTAGTAAAATACAACCTGGATCATCAAATAATGGTGGGAATCTATCACCACAAAATCCTCAAGATGTCAACTTTACTGGAAGAGGAGTAGATGTTGCTGTACTGGATAGTGATTTTTTATCATCAGATGTTCATACTAACCAATTGTATAATAAACAAAGTTATATTGATGAGATAATAGATAAAGAATTTAAAGATAGATTTGTTAAGGAACCAATGGCGAATACGACTTATTTAAGTAAAAACGATCATGGAATACTTGTTGCGACTATTTTGGGTGGAAATAGCGGGACTGGTGCAACAGGTGCAAAAATTCATGGTGTAAGTGTTAGTCAAGGAAGTGGATTTTATTTAGATGTAAATAAATATCAGGAACTTCAAAATAGAGGAATTAGAATATATAGCCATTCTTTTGGAACACAAGAAGGATTTAGGACATACAGTAATTATAAAGAGCCGTATAGAATATATTTAAGAAAACTTGGCGAAACGATTACTATACCAGAAAATGACAATAGAGTTGATGCCTTAACAAACTTTTATAGAAATGCAGTAAATCAAGGTTCATTATTTATATGGGCTGCTGGAAATAGAAAAGTTGGCGGGCAAACTATGGATGAAGTAAGTATTCAAGCAGGGTTACCTCATTACATTCCATCATTATATAAAGGATGGATTGCCGTAATGGGAGTACGTCCAGATGGAAGTGAATATAATCCTCATCTTCCGAGAGCAGGAGGGGCTAAATGGTGGACTGTAGCTGCAAGTGGAGAATGTGGATTGCCAGGATGTACAGAATATGGTTCATCTTTTGCTACTCCAAAAGTATCTGCAACAGCAGCCAAATTAAAAGAGAAATTTCCATGGATGACTGGACATGAAATACAGCAGACAATATTAACAACTGCAACAGATTTAGGTGATCCAGGAGTAGATACTAAATTTGGATGGGGACTTTTAAATGAAGAAAAAGCATTAAAAGGGCCTGCTGCATTTAGCAGTGAATTACTTGTTGGCGAATCTGCTGCAAGCCATGGTGCAAGAGGAGAATTTAATGCAAATATTGGAAATAATATAACTTCAAAATTTGAAAATGATATTACAGGTTTAGGTGGTTTAAAAAAATCTGGTAATGGTACATTAATATTGGCTGGAAATAATGATTATCAAGGTGCCACTACTATAGAAGGTGGAACTTTAGGAATACAAAAGGAAAATGGATCACCAATAACTATAAAATCAGGTGGGACTTTAGTAACTACTTCTACAACTGTAATAGGATTAAGAAATTATAGCGGAAATTTTTCGCCAGTAAATGTAAAAAATGAAGGTGGAACTTTAGAAAATAGAGGTTCTGGAGCAGTTATAACTGGAAACTATGAAGCAACTGCAGGTTCTGTGACAAAAGCTCAAATAGGATCAAAACTTATAGTAAAAGGAACTGTAAACTTAAATGGTGGTAATGCAACTTTACAGACATTAAGCAATGGAAGATATATTACCGCAAAACCTTTGTCTTCAACTGTAATTGAAGCTGAAAAAGGAATTAATGGAAGTTTTGATAAGGTGGAAACTCCTGAATTGATAAATGGGGCTGTGGAAACTGTCGATAATAAGGTAAATGTAAAATTAATCAGAAAAAATATGGTGGATTATGTAGAAAAAATAGCGGAATCTGACGAAATGCAAAAAACTACTGCACAAAACTTGGAAACTGCATTCCAAAAGTTAGATCAAAACATTGAAGATGGAACGGCTGGAAATGTAGCCCAATTTGAAAGAAAAGCCGCAAAACTTCAAGCACTTACTTCTTCAAACAGGGCAGCAGTTTTGGACAGTCTATCTGGACAAATTTACGCTTCTGCACAGGCACTTACATTCCAGCACTCACATACTGTAAACAAGGACTTGTCAAACAGATTGGTTATGCTGGGAACACTTGACAACGTCGGAGATAATTTTGGACTGTGGATTTCTGGATTTGGCGCTAATGGTAAGTTAAAACAGGATGGATACGGTAAAGGAGATACTAAAGTTGCTGGTGGACAAGTTGGAGTTGATAAGCAGTTTGGTGAAAACTTGATTTTAGGTACTGCGTTATCTTATTCAAAAGCTGACGTTAAATTTGACAGATATGGTGGAAAATCTGATGCAAACAACTTCGGAGTTTCACTATATGGAAGATTAGGCAACAAAAATGTTCCGTTCTACTTGCAAGGACGTTTTGGAATAGGATTTGTTGACAGTGATGTTGAAAGAGATATTATTTTAAGTAACAATGACTTTACAAGAGCAAAGATTAATCATAATGACAAAGTATATTCTGGATATTTGGAAACAGGATATGATATTAAAAATGGTAATGGCGACTTTGTTGTAACACCATTTGTGGGATTAACTCACGATACAGTTGTAAGAGGTTCATTCTCAGAAGAAAAGAGCCAGTTTGGATTGACTGCCGACAAGAAGAACTACAATCAGACAGCGGCATTACTTGGGCTTAGAATTGGAAAGGCTGTAAACTGGAACGGTGGAAGCAAGACTACATTCCAAGGTTACGTAACACATCAGAGAGCCTTCAATGATCAGGATTTGAGCTTTGATGCAAGATATACTGGACTACCAGGAGCAACATTCAAGGTAAAAGGTATAGGACTTTCCAAGAATAGAACTTGGGTAGGAGTTGGAGCATTGACAGAAGTAAATTCTGGATTTGGATGGTACGTAAACTATGACGGCTCTATTGACAGCGGAAAAGGTAAAGGAAATAACAATGTGTTTACGACTGGAGTTAGATTTAATTTTTAA
- a CDS encoding transporter substrate-binding domain-containing protein, translating into MRKILKITGILLLGLILISCGGKQENGKSGNDERKQKVKVGTEGVYAPFTFTDGSGKLTGYDVEVVEEIGKRANLDIEFVPTPWDSMFLGLESKKFDFIANEIAKNPEREKKYTFSDDYLVSAAQIIVKKGRTDIKTLEDLKGKKVMTGVGSNYNKTLTDFDKNKEINYAYFDGNVSIALEEIAQGKADATLNDRLTVGYFTKQRGNLVEIVGEPVTKTPVYFTFRKDSEELKNKVNKALAEMKADGTLAKISEKWFGGDYTK; encoded by the coding sequence ATGAGAAAAATTTTGAAAATAACAGGAATTTTATTACTAGGACTGATTCTTATCAGCTGTGGTGGAAAGCAGGAAAACGGTAAAAGTGGGAACGATGAAAGAAAACAAAAAGTGAAAGTTGGAACAGAAGGAGTTTATGCACCGTTTACGTTTACTGATGGAAGTGGCAAATTAACTGGATACGATGTGGAAGTTGTGGAAGAAATTGGGAAAAGAGCAAATTTAGATATAGAGTTTGTGCCTACACCTTGGGATAGTATGTTTTTAGGACTGGAATCGAAAAAATTTGACTTTATTGCAAATGAAATTGCTAAAAATCCTGAAAGAGAGAAAAAATATACTTTCTCTGATGATTATTTAGTATCAGCTGCTCAAATTATCGTTAAAAAAGGAAGAACTGATATTAAGACACTTGAGGATTTAAAAGGTAAAAAGGTTATGACTGGAGTAGGAAGCAATTATAACAAGACTTTGACTGATTTTGACAAAAATAAGGAAATAAATTATGCTTATTTTGATGGAAATGTTTCAATTGCGCTTGAGGAAATTGCACAAGGAAAAGCAGATGCTACTTTAAATGACAGATTGACAGTAGGATATTTCACAAAACAAAGAGGAAATCTTGTAGAAATCGTAGGAGAGCCTGTAACGAAAACACCTGTATATTTCACATTTAGAAAAGATAGCGAAGAATTGAAAAATAAAGTAAATAAAGCACTAGCTGAAATGAAAGCTGATGGAACGCTTGCCAAAATATCAGAAAAATGGTTTGGTGGAGATTATACAAAATAA
- a CDS encoding cellulase family glycosylhydrolase, with translation MKRFIVEVLLFIFTSFSIMAENAGNVTSSASEIKNNSEILLKCSNMAGETAQGMGTAVNNGNNIFLKCLNSENSSENLIGTNKVNSKDILLECLNTSENTAGEAEKNGNSDEKILKCSNIVRIINANELFQTDKTGSIKGIQLKCSNTVKNVNKAEIPLSDSGGSNDIILKCSSVSENLPKNETAINNGGTANSNEITLKCSNIVRVVDGNKVFPDNPENSDAVILNCSDTAEKAGNIIGNIGQPKGNIGSLGGNIGGKVPVGPIIGGVAGASAVGAIVGGIGHHGGGGSGSSRPPKAGGGKDGNSKPPKAGGGKDDASNPKKQKKDDSKIHNVRGIGIQPVNPFWRSNLQEAEDSYSKAARVGFQWVRITASWNRIQSQKNGGYDWQDVDDAIALARKYNLKVLMQISGAPEWATGADSLSAAQKNALNARKMWVASFAPLPQYNNEFSNFVSALVKRYAPKGVIDYEFWNEPGNPEFWHDTIQNPRPNPEHYTDLLKIAYTAAHDAHNDVNVMAGGMTVGASNSATGYVGPMEFLERMYRAGAKGYFDGLSHHPYGIYARTFRDNGWANMIGDVVAPGGGEKTLYQIMSEHGDGNKKIWITEVGIDAAYSGVEETKQANVISKILDQYQKSNIYGPLIFYQAKDRKPYITSGILDRDSNGDGWLDVNIDTNGDGVPDANIDTDHNGRPDILDAADPENYFGIWKSDGTEKKAVDVIRRFINNNHPAPAPTPAPLTNGCDSATDASGQWKSVKCWEFKDRNIPSDWVGKRIINHLDSHLTYLPSSISLDGDHAILTTRRHCVNRKGDPLTDANATTGVCPAGKVTQYSSGRLESGNIVDASKPFRAEIRAKMNWNHLQGMRTALWMQKQRNDVDTPACKVPGGNAPYGSLLILEWFASTPDYGWPASNISCYYSQTNHEWTPRGFTHRLENRVGSGSKPLTDEWHVWTIEYDGTKVRYYMDGRLAPVVHYRIQDARRISVVDSTRYDQYGSYLSTMPDEDYSKLNIPSSLVKQGFENDRWHFIINDYVEWEPGLNPPSDAAPFPVQTTEIDYVRLYQK, from the coding sequence ATGAAAAGATTTATAGTTGAGGTTTTGCTCTTTATTTTTACAAGTTTTTCAATAATGGCTGAAAATGCAGGAAATGTAACGTCTTCAGCAAGTGAAATAAAAAATAACAGCGAAATATTATTAAAATGTTCAAATATGGCAGGAGAAACTGCACAGGGAATGGGAACAGCTGTAAATAATGGCAATAATATATTTTTAAAATGTCTAAATTCTGAAAACAGCAGTGAGAATCTGATTGGAACAAATAAAGTTAATTCCAAAGATATACTGCTGGAATGCTTAAATACAAGTGAAAATACAGCAGGTGAAGCAGAAAAAAATGGAAATTCTGATGAAAAAATACTGAAATGTTCAAATATAGTTAGAATAATTAATGCAAATGAATTATTTCAAACGGATAAAACTGGAAGCATTAAGGGAATACAGCTGAAATGTTCAAATACAGTAAAAAATGTAAATAAAGCTGAAATACCGTTATCAGACAGTGGCGGTTCAAATGATATAATATTAAAATGTTCCAGTGTATCTGAAAATCTGCCAAAAAATGAAACAGCGATAAATAACGGCGGAACAGCTAATTCAAATGAAATAACTTTAAAATGTTCAAATATAGTTAGAGTTGTTGACGGGAATAAAGTATTTCCAGATAATCCAGAAAATAGCGATGCGGTAATATTGAACTGTTCAGATACAGCGGAAAAAGCCGGTAATATTATTGGAAATATAGGACAGCCAAAAGGAAATATAGGATCTTTAGGAGGCAATATAGGAGGGAAAGTTCCTGTTGGGCCTATTATCGGCGGAGTAGCGGGAGCTTCTGCTGTCGGAGCAATTGTTGGCGGAATTGGACACCACGGTGGAGGTGGAAGTGGCAGTTCTAGGCCTCCAAAAGCTGGAGGTGGAAAAGACGGTAATTCTAAGCCTCCAAAAGCTGGTGGCGGAAAAGATGATGCCTCCAATCCTAAAAAGCAGAAGAAAGACGATTCAAAAATACATAATGTGAGAGGAATTGGAATACAACCTGTTAATCCATTTTGGAGAAGTAATCTTCAAGAAGCGGAAGACTCTTATTCAAAAGCAGCAAGAGTGGGATTTCAATGGGTAAGAATCACAGCTTCGTGGAATAGAATTCAATCTCAGAAAAATGGAGGATATGACTGGCAGGATGTAGATGACGCCATTGCTCTTGCAAGAAAATATAACTTAAAAGTTTTAATGCAGATAAGTGGTGCTCCAGAATGGGCGACAGGAGCGGACAGTCTTTCAGCTGCTCAAAAAAATGCATTAAATGCAAGAAAAATGTGGGTTGCTTCGTTTGCACCGCTTCCACAGTATAATAATGAGTTCTCAAATTTTGTAAGCGCATTAGTAAAAAGATATGCTCCAAAGGGAGTAATAGACTATGAATTTTGGAATGAACCAGGAAATCCAGAATTTTGGCATGACACTATTCAAAATCCTAGACCGAATCCTGAACATTATACTGATTTACTAAAAATAGCGTATACAGCAGCACATGATGCTCATAATGATGTAAATGTTATGGCGGGTGGAATGACGGTAGGTGCTAGTAATAGTGCAACAGGATATGTTGGACCTATGGAATTTTTAGAAAGAATGTATAGAGCTGGTGCAAAAGGCTATTTTGATGGTTTGTCGCACCATCCTTACGGGATTTATGCCAGAACTTTTCGAGATAATGGATGGGCAAACATGATAGGCGACGTTGTAGCACCTGGAGGAGGAGAAAAAACATTATATCAGATAATGTCAGAACACGGTGATGGAAATAAAAAAATATGGATAACAGAAGTAGGAATAGATGCTGCTTACTCTGGTGTTGAAGAAACAAAACAAGCTAATGTGATAAGTAAAATTTTAGATCAATATCAAAAATCAAATATATATGGACCTCTTATTTTTTATCAGGCAAAAGACAGAAAACCTTACATTACTTCAGGAATATTAGATAGGGACAGTAATGGCGATGGCTGGCTTGACGTAAATATTGATACAAATGGAGATGGCGTTCCTGATGCGAACATTGATACTGATCATAATGGACGTCCTGATATACTGGATGCAGCAGATCCTGAAAATTATTTTGGAATTTGGAAATCAGATGGCACTGAAAAAAAAGCAGTGGATGTAATCCGAAGATTCATTAATAATAATCATCCAGCACCAGCACCTACTCCAGCTCCACTTACAAATGGATGTGATAGTGCAACTGATGCTTCAGGACAATGGAAGAGTGTAAAATGTTGGGAATTTAAAGACAGAAATATTCCTTCTGACTGGGTAGGTAAAAGAATTATCAATCATTTGGATAGCCATTTGACTTATTTGCCAAGCAGTATCAGTTTAGATGGTGATCACGCAATACTTACTACGCGACGTCATTGTGTTAACAGAAAAGGTGATCCTTTAACCGATGCAAATGCCACTACAGGTGTATGTCCTGCAGGTAAAGTTACTCAATATTCAAGTGGTAGACTAGAATCTGGTAATATTGTGGATGCCTCTAAACCATTCCGTGCAGAAATACGAGCTAAAATGAATTGGAATCATTTGCAAGGAATGCGTACAGCTCTTTGGATGCAGAAACAGCGAAACGATGTGGACACACCTGCCTGCAAAGTTCCTGGTGGAAATGCTCCCTATGGTTCACTATTGATTTTGGAATGGTTTGCGTCTACACCTGATTATGGATGGCCTGCATCTAACATCAGCTGTTATTATAGCCAAACTAATCATGAATGGACTCCTCGTGGATTTACGCATCGTTTAGAAAACCGTGTTGGTTCGGGTTCTAAACCGTTAACAGATGAATGGCACGTTTGGACAATTGAGTATGATGGAACCAAAGTACGTTATTATATGGATGGAAGATTGGCTCCTGTAGTTCATTATCGTATTCAAGATGCTAGACGTATCAGTGTAGTTGACAGTACTCGATACGATCAGTATGGAAGTTATCTTTCAACTATGCCAGATGAAGATTATAGTAAGTTAAATATTCCTTCTTCTTTGGTTAAACAAGGATTCGAAAATGATAGATGGCATTTCATTATTAATGACTATGTAGAATGGGAACCTGGCTTAAATCCGCCTTCTGATGCAGCTCCATTCCCAGTTCAAACCACAGAGATTGATTATGTGCGTTTGTATCAAAAATAG